In Cydia splendana chromosome 18, ilCydSple1.2, whole genome shotgun sequence, the genomic window TGACGACGAAGGTGGCGACGAAAGTCGCAAAAGTGACGCTTGAGCGTCTAGACGCGGAAAAGGTCTCCGCAACAGACTCGGACGGGAGTGTTACCTCTGTCCGGTCCATGCGCTCAGCCCGGTCAATGCGCTCAAACCGGTCTCGATCACGCTCACGCTCCCCAGCGAATGAGAGTCGCTTCTTTAGCAAGAGACGGCGCCTTTCGAATGAAAGGTCACGATCTAGGTCGCCGAATGTTGACGATGGTCCTAGTACATCGGCAATTGTGGCGCCTGCACGCAGAGGAAAAGGCCGTTCCCCCAACACGGAGGAAAACGTCGGCTATGCAAAGGCTGTTGAAGGGGCCAATAAGGCGAAACGTGAACAACTTCGGCTTCGCGACGAAGAAGAGGCGGAGGACTTATGTCTGTCTTATAAAACCCGCCAAGTAAGACTATCGGAAATGTCCACCGACGAGGATGTGAACCTCGATGATCGCGTCCTTGTCAGCCTAGAAACCATTGACATGGTGGCCCAAAAGTCCAGTCATCTTAAGGGTACCTTTCAAAAGGCCCTAAAGGACTCAGCCAAGGAAATGAAGAAGGTCTTTGAGGAGCTTAGGACACACACGGTATCCGACGAAACCCGGCAACTAGTAGCACAGAACAAGCGCCTTAAAGCGGAACTGGCAGATGTCCGCTCTGAGCTCCGAAAAATTCGCGAGGAAATGCAACGCTTTGAAATTTCACATCGGAGTTCGCTTCCCATAGAGGAGATGAACGTGGTTCAATCTGCGTCGTTGGGACCTCATCCACCGGCGCCATCCAAAAAGAAGGCTAAGTCTAACGAACCTGCGGCCCTAGACATAGAGAGCATTGTCCGGGCTGTTACAACTCAAGTAGGTAGCATGATTAATGCTAGATTTGATGGTTTGGAGAAAGAAGGCAGACTATTGCCAGCCCAAAGTCTCCGTCCACCTCTGGCAAGCGACAAGAGGAAAGAGTCGGCTTCAAACGTGAGCGTCGTCCAAAAGCCCGCGATGCCAGTGGCCTCTGTCCCTGGCAAGAAGGGTCCACCAAACTATACTGAAGAGCCGCAAAAGATCAGCGGCAAGGGCAAGGGCAAGGGCAAAGGCAAGAAAAGCATTGCCCCACAGCCCATTGTCAGCCAGAGTACGGCAACCCTTCGGTCCCATCCAGCGTCTCCAGGTCCCTCAACAGAGGAAGGATGGCAAAAGGTGGGTCCcaagggcaaaaagaaaaagaagGCGGCCAATGCTGTTTCCAAAACACAACCGAAACAGAAACAGCAACCAAAGAAGGTACGCAAACTAGTGCCCCCGCGTTCATCAGCG contains:
- the LOC134799716 gene encoding uncharacterized protein LOC134799716, yielding MQLNNLKKQTQQKPKSNLTPANEDRTKNVASDSELTTKVATKVAKVTLERLDAEKVSATDSDGSVTSVRSMRSARSMRSNRSRSRSRSPANESRFFSKRRRLSNERSRSRSPNVDDGPSTSAIVAPARRGKGRSPNTEENVGYAKAVEGANKAKREQLRLRDEEEAEDLCLSYKTRQVRLSEMSTDEDVNLDDRVLVSLETIDMVAQKSSHLKGTFQKALKDSAKEMKKVFEELRTHTVSDETRQLVAQNKRLKAELADVRSELRKIREEMQRFEISHRSSLPIEEMNVVQSASLGPHPPAPSKKKAKSNEPAALDIESIVRAVTTQVGSMINARFDGLEKEGRLLPAQSLRPPLASDKRKESASNVSVVQKPAMPVASVPGKKGPPNYTEEPQKISGKGKGKGKGKKSIAPQPIVSQSTATLRSHPASPGPSTEEGWQKVGPKGKKKKKAANAVSKTQPKQKQQPKKVRKLVPPRSSAVVLTLLPEAVERGVTYANVLTEAKSRVDLAGLGISALRIKRAITGGTVLEVPGTTSGDKADQLARALAEKLGPEAVRVSRPVKCAELRLTELDDSISPEVVVAAIASVGECSTDLVKTGEVRRGIRRLGTLWVRCPVTAAKKVTQAGRLELGWGLSAKVSLLEERPMRCFRCLQMGHAGVQCTATEDYSNRCYNCGQPGHKRSACSGSTQCILCHAAGKPADHKIGSKACTNPSPKNTKRAGDGPQAPSQAVIPSTGAVEEAEMDIVTTDH